TTTTAAATAAGAATATTACTGATGAAAATAAAGTATTAATAGAAAAAATAGAGCGATTAAGTACACGCTATAAGTTTTTCCATTATGGAGTAGAATTTCCTGATGCTCAAGATGGATTTGAAATTGTCATTGGAAATCCTCCTTGGGAGAAAGTTAAATTTGATGAGGAAGAATTCTTTTCTAAATATATACCAGATTATAGGCGATTAAGTTTATCTGAACAAAAAAAGATGAAAACGAAAATAATAAATAGTTCTTTAAATGAGCAATTAAATAAAGAAAAAAATAATATAAGAAAGCTGAATGATATTTATAAAAATGGTTTTAGTAATTTTATTAATGGTGGTGATCCAAATTTTTTTAGGTATTTTGTAGGATTGAATTTAAAGTTAGTAGCAAGAAATGGCAATTTAACTTATCTTACTCCTGCAAGTTTATGGAATGAATTGAGCTCACAATCACTAAGGAAATTTATTTTTAACAATTACAAAATCAATTTCCTTTATCAATTTGAAAACAAAAAAAGGTTTAAAGATATTCATTCAAGTTTTAAGTTTGCAATTTTCCAAATTACTAATGGTCAAATTCCTGAATCTAGCTTTAAAGTACAATTTTTGATTCAAAATGATGATACAATTATTCAGGAGATAACTAATAATTTAAAGTTATTAGAAAATAAAAGTATTGCTTATAAAGGTCTTGATTTGAGTATGGATAAAATAAAAAAATTTTCTCATATTCAAGAAGCAGTAATAGAATTTAAAAGTAATGAAGAATTAATCTTACTTAGTAAGTTGTTTAATCAATTTAAAGTGTTATCTGATAAATATATTAATTTTAAAAAAGGGATAGATCCAAGTGTTAATAATAATAAAGAGTTATTGAAAGAAGACGTTAGTGATAAAAGTGATTATGTATTTCTTTATCAAGGTGCTAATATACATCAATTTAATTCAAGATATTTTGAACATAAATCTTCAAAAGAGAAGTCTAAATTATTGTGGATAAGTAAGAAAAATAAAGAAAAAATTTTACCTAATGAAAATTTAGATAATAAAATTGGTCTATTATATAGAAATATTGCAAGGAACACAGATGCAAGAACTATGATTAGTACATTAGTTCCTAGAAATTGTTATTGCACTAGTTCGGTATATATTAGTTATGACAATCATGGAAAAATACAAATGTCCATTTATAAAAAATTATTTATTATATCTATATTCAATTCATTAACATTTGATTTTTTGATTAGAAAGTTTGTAAATATTGGCGTACAAAAATCATGTCTTTATCAGTGTCCTATGCCACAACCTGAAGAAGAAGAAATTTTGAATGTTCCTTTAAACTTAACACTTGCAAGAAATGCTTGTATATTAACTGTTAAGAATAATCCTAATAGCTTTAAAGACTTACTTAATTTAAAATACTTTAATTTTACAGAAGCTGAAAAACAGAAAATTTTAAATCTTAAAACTGAAGATGAATTTTTCGAAGAAGTAGAAAATGAAATTAACTTTATCGTAGCCTATCTTTATTCTTTAAACTTTGAAGATTTTAGGATATTACTCGAAGATTTTAAAGTATTGAAGAAAAAAAAAGGGGATATCTACATTTTGAGTTTAATAAATGGATACAAAAATTATTTAACACAGAATCAATAGAATCCTTATATTTGGTTGAATTTGTCATTGAGATCAAATTTAAATTTAAAAAGTCAATCTAGTTATTATTTTAAATCTTAATACTAAAGAATGATATACGTTTGGTTATGATAAGTAAAATTTAAACAATGCAGAATAAAAGAGACTAATGTGTAAATATGTTTATATATGAATTGGATTGATATATAATTTGTGTTACTCTTGTTTAAGGAGTATAAGTTTGATTATTTGTGATATTATATTTAATAATGAAATGAAATGAAAATCTGTAGAACTGTTTGATAAAGTTTATTCCATCTTAGATGTTAACAAAGAGAACATTGTGATGAATTTTGAAGACAATTTTGATATTTATGAATTAGAATCATATTTTATAAGTCAAAATGATTTGATTGGTTTGGAAGATTTTGGTTATGATACTTATACAAGTCACATTCAAAGAACTAACTTTAAGATGTATTGGATTCAATAATGAAAAAATTATGCATTCATAAAAAATAATGCAAATACAAAAACAATTAATTCATGATCAGCAGTACTTGAGAGCGTTAAATTCTGATAATCCTTTAACAGCAAATGTCAATATTAATAATATTAATACTATAAAAATTAATGGAAACATGGATGTAAATAATGGAGGGGTGAGGGAAGGAGCTTCAGGAAGAGAAGGGAGAGTTAAGCGGAAGCAAATGATGGAAATAGGGAGGAGTGCGGAGAATGCATTTTATGCATTTTTGGAGTTAGTGTCGGATGTATTGGGATTTACTGCAAAAACAACTACAAAGAAGAATGAAGTGGGAGAATATTTTAATAGTTTAGGTATTAAACTTGAAAAAGCATCAGAAGAATTAGAAAAAGTAGTAAACAAAGCAGCATCAGGTGTTGATAAAAGTGATGAATCAAAGAATGCAAAAAACCCAATTAGAATTGCGGTTGATACGGCTAAGACTACTTTAAGTATATTGAAAGGTTATGTAGAATCGTTAGCAAAAATAGGTGATAGTGAAAAAGTAGGTGAAGCAGCAACCGATAAAGAAGGAGCAGCACCAGCTGATGTTGAATTGAAAAAAGCATATAATGCATTGAAAGGGATAGTGGATACAGCTGATAAAGAAGGTGTTGAGAAGTTAGTAGCGGGAGATGTAGCAGTAAAAGTAGGTGATAATGGAACAGATAATAAGGACGGAGTTAAGATATTGGCTACAGTTGTTGGTAATAAGCCAGGGAATCAAGATGCAGGAAAAGCAGCAGCAGTAGCAGGAGGAATAGCATTACGTTCATTGGTGAAGGATGGGAAACTAGCATTCGGAGCGGCAGATGGTAGTGCAGGAGGAAAAGAAGAAGTACAAGCAGTAGGGATAAGTGCAGTAAATAAACTATTAGTAGCAGTGGAAGAAATGGTGAAAAAGACAGTAAAGAATGTTTTGGAGAAAGTAAAGCAAGAAGTAGATAAGGCAAGAGATCCAAAAGCAGTGGGTCAGCAGTAAGACTTGAATATAGTTGAAAATGATTAGATAGAAATATTAGCAAAGGGAGCGATAAAGCTCTCTTTTTTTATTTGCAGTATTGTATATAGTTTGATGAATTATGTTTCATATAAACATCCTTGTTTTTTCTAATTCTTAATAGCAAAGCTAAAGAATAATAAAAGTAGGAGTCGAGAAGAATGAAGAAAGGAATAAAAGGATATAGGAGAATGAGGGGGGAGTAATGATGGTGATGGTAGTGATGGGATGTAATAGTGGTGGTAGAGATCCAGAGAAAGTGTTTTTGGGTGAGATGGGTAAATTTAGGGAAGGGGTTTTTAGATGTATTTGTGGGTTTTGGGGATATGATTACAGGGACATTGGGGATAAAGGCAGAAGCAAAGAAAAGTGAGATAGGTGGATATTTTAGTAAGATTGCAGAGACAATGAAGGAAGTTAAAGAGAAATTAGGGAAAATTATAGGAGAATATGGGAATTATGAGAAAATGAAAGAGAAGATAGAGGAATTTATTGGGGATATAAGTAAGATCGAAGAAGGAGCGAAGGAAGCAGGGAAAGGAGCTACAGGTGATGATGTAATAGGAGGTGCTACTAAAGATGGTGGTCAAGATCCTGTACCAGCAGATTCTGAAAGTGTCAAGGCACTGGTTAAAGGGATTAAAGAGATAGTAGGGGTAGTGTTAGGAGAGAATGAGGGAAATGCAGGGGCTAGTAAGACAGGAGATGATAAAAAGGATATTGGGAAATTCTTTGAAAAGAAGGAGAGTGGTACAGATGCAGAGGCAGCTAAGGCAAGTGCTTCGATAGGAGCAGTAAGTGGGGCTGATATATTGAAGGCGATAGCGAAGTCAAAGGAAGATCTTCAAGTTGATAGTACTAATGGAATTGAGAAAGCTGGAGATGCTGCAGAGATAGCAATTGCTCCAGTTGTTGCTAATAAGAAAGAGATTAAAGAGGAAACAGCAAAGAAAGATGCAGTAATAGCAGGAGGGATAGCATTAAGAGGTATGGGAAAGGAAGGGAAGTTTTCAGCTAAGAGTGAAGAGAAAAATGCAAATGCAGTCAATGGAGCAGTAGCAAGTGCAGTAAATAAGGTGTTAAGTACGTTGGTGATAGCAATCAGGAATAGAGTTGATGAGGGATTGAAAGAAATAAATAAGGTATTAGGCGAGATTAAGCAAGGAGAGGGTTCTGAAGCTAAAGTTAAGGCTAATTAATAGGTGAATTAGTATATAAGTTTATGTAATAATTATTAGGTAAAAAGGCTAGTAGAGAGCGCAATAAAGCTCTCTTTTTTATTTGCAGTATTAAATCATATTTTTTTCTTCTAATCTTTAATAAATAAGCTATAGAAAAGCTATAAAAAAGCTAATAAAACAAGGAGGCGAAGAAAATGAGAATAGGAAAAATAGAAGGGAGAAGAGAAATAGAGAGGGAAATAGAGAGAGGGAAGAGAGGAGAGAAGATGGGGTATAGAATGAGAATGAAGGGAATAATATTGATGATGATGATATTGATGGGATGTAATAGTGGGGGAGTAGGGGAAGGAGAGGAAGGAAAGAATAAATTTTTGCAGTCATTAGTGAATGTAAGTAATGAATTTTTAAATGTTTTCACTTCATTTGGGGAAATGGTGGGGAGTGTATTGGGGTTGAATTTAGAGAGTAAGAAATCAGATGTAGGGAAATATTTTAAGACAGTGCAGGGTACTGTGCAAGGGATAAAGGATGGACTTGATAAAATTGTTAGTGAAATGAAGAAAGAAAAGAATCCAAATGCTGAGGCTACTGAGAGTGCAGTGAAAACATTGGTAGAGAATACACTTGATAAGATAATAGCTGGAGCAAAGGAGGCAAGTGAGGCAATAGGAGATGCTAGTGAACCAATTGGTAATGTAGCTGGTCAAAATGGTGGAGGTACTGTTGGTGATATTGATAGTTTAGTAAAAGGAATTAAAGGTATAGTAGAAGTGGTACTTGGAGATAAAGGAAATGCTGGAGCTGGAGATGATAAAAAAGCTGAAGATGGTAATACTGTAAGAGATGACAATGCTGCAGGTATATTATTTGCTAATAACAATGCTGGTGCTAGTGCTGCTGCAAAGAAGTCAGCAACTGATGCATCAAAGGCTGTAGGTGCAGTAACTGGAGCTGATATACTAAAAGTCGTGGTGAAAGATAGTGGGAATGCTGTTATATTAGCTAAACACAATGTTGCCAATGGTAATGCTGGTAATGGAAAAACAGATGCGGTTATAGCAGGAGGAATAGCATTAAGAGCGATGGCAAAGGGTGGTAAGTTTGCTAATAGTAGTGATGCTGATGTTTCTGTTGCAGTTAAAGGAGCAGCAGTAAGTGCGGTAGTTAAAGCGTTAGATACATTAACAATAGCAATAAGAAAAACAATGGACTTAGGTCTTAAGAGTGTTAAGGAAGCAATGAAAACTAATACTAATGCTACTTCAGTAGCATCTGAGAATAGTAATTCTGGTGGTCAAAATCAATAGTCGGAATTACATAATTAAATAATAAAATAAGATAAATAAAGTTATAACGGGAAGATACTGGGAGTTAAGTTCTTGGTATCTTTTTTTAGAGTATATTAAACATAGATTTATTACTTTATGTGTTTAATTTTATCATTTATGGTTTCTTTAAAATGTTATAGTGAAAATTATTCAGTTTATTGTATAAGATTTTACAAATAAAAATAATATATTAGATATATATATATATATATATTTTTTTTTTCTGAATTTTCGTTTATCCATTCATTCGTTATTTTTATGATTTTTTTGTGTCTTTTCTAAAAGAAGAGATATTAGGGATAGTAGAGAGGAAGAGGGAAGAGAGGAGAGTGGATAAAAGAGTAAAAGGGATAGTGATGATGGTGGTGATGATAGTGATGGGATGTAATAGTGGGGGAGTAGGGGGAGGAGAGGGAAAGGTAGACTTAGCAAAGAAGAATAGTTTTTTAGAGTCATTAGTTGCGATCGGAGAAGGGTTTCAGGAGATTTTTGTTGGGTTTGGGAGTGCTGTTGGAGATGCATTAGGATTTAATGTTGTTAAATCTGACGATAATAGAAGCAAAGTAGGAGAACATTTTAAGAGTATTGGAGATGGATTAAAGAATACTAAGGATAAATTGGATGAGTTATCAAAACAAATAGTTTCTACTTCTAATGCTGATACGAAAGGAGTAGAAGCTGTGATTCAAGGTACTAGTGCAATTATTACTAAACTAATTACTTCTGTAACTAAGCTTTCTGGGACGGTTGGTAATACTGAAATTGCTGATGGTATAGCTGTTGCTGGATCAGCACCTGCTGAAGAAGCTAGTGTTAAATCTTTTATTGAAGAAGTTAGAAGTATCATTGATATTGCTGATAAGTCTGATGTAAAAATTGAAAAAGGGAATGCTGGTGCTGCTGTAGCAAATGGTAATGGCCCCAAATCAGTAGTTCATAATGCTCAAAATGCTGCGGGTGATGCTGCTAAGCTAGCTGCTGAAGTTGCTAAAGCTGATTCATGGGCAATGATTGATAAAATTAAAAATGCTAATACTAAAAATGTTGCTCCTGCTGCTGGTGATAATGCCGGGCAATTAGCTACTGCTACTAATGGTGATAATAATGTTGGTACTGCAGCTACTAATGCAGATTTAGCAGCTGCAGTTGCACTAAAAGCTATGATTAAAGGTGGTAAATTTTCTCAACCTGCTGCTAATGAAGATGGTGCAATTAAGGCTGCTGCTGTCAGTGCAGTAAATAAGGTATTAGGGATACTTGATATAATAATTAAGAAAACAGTAGAAAGTAATTTAGATAAAATAAGAGAAGCAGTAAAGGGAATAAAATACTCTGAAAGTGGTGGAACTGAGGCTAGTCAATCTGATGCTACTCAATCTGTTGTTATTAAATAAAGAATAAAGAATAAAGAGTGATTAATAAATTATGAAATTTAAACACTTCTTTCTATAATGCTATAATAGAGAGAGGTGTTATTTTTGTGAGTTGTATTTTGGTGTATATATGTTCTAATTAAAAATATTCGGTTTATTATATAAAATTGTATAGAATAGATTTGTATAATTGTAAAATTTTGTTTTTTTAATGTAGATAATAGAATATTTGTACTATTTGATATTAAGAGAGATAATAAAGGAGCAGAGGATAAACATACAGCAGCGGCAAATGCATCAATAGGAGCAGTAAGTGGAGCTGATGTATTGAAAGCAATTGCTGGAGCTAATTCTAGTGCTAATAAAGATGGGAAAGTTAGTGAAGCTAAAGATGCTGCTGCTTTGGCTTTAGCAAAGGGTACTAATACTGATAATGAAGATAAATTAACTACTGCAGAATCAAAGAAAGATGCAGTAATAGCAGCAGGAATAGCATTGAGAGCAATGGCAAAAGATGGTAAATTTATTGTTAAGGATGATGGTGATAAAAAGACAGAAGCTGAATCTGCAAAGGGAGCAGCGGCTAATGCAGTAAGTAAGGTGTTGAGTACTTTGACAATAGCAATCAGAAATACAGTTGATGAAGGATTAAAAGGGATTAATGAGGTATTGGGGGGAATTAAGCAAGGAGAAGATTCTCAGGCTAAAGTTAGTAAATAAGATTAATGTGAATTAGAAATATTTTGAATATTTTGAGATAAAAAAGTTAGTTAATGAGAGCAAAAGAGCTCTCTTTTTTATTTGTAGTGTATATATGTTATGTAAATCGTATTTTTTGCTTCTAATTTTTAATAGATAAGCTAGAAAAAAATAAATAATAAAATAAGGAGACGAAGAAAATGAAAGGAGGAAAAATAATAGGGAGAAGAGAAGAGGGAAAGACAGAGGAGAAGGTAAGGAGAGAAGAGAAGAAGAGAGTGAGAAGAATGGTAAAGGGAATAATGGTGATGATGGTGCTGGTGGTGAATGGGATTGTAATAGTGGGGGAGTAGCGGGAGGAGCAGGAGCAGGAGGAGGAGACGGGAGAGGATTAAGTGGAGCAATGATGGAAGTAGGGAGGAGTGCAGAGAATGCATTTTATGCATTTTTGGAGTTAGTGTCGGATGTATTGGGATTTAAAGTGACTAAAGATACAAAGAGAAGTGATGTAGCAGGTTATTTTAATAGCCTAGGTGGTAAACTTTTAGAAGCATCAGGAGAATTAGAAAAAGTAGCAAGCAAAGCAATGGTAGGTATTGATAAAAGCGATGAATCAAAGAATGAAAAAAATCCAATTAGAAGTGCGGTTGATGCAGCTAAGGGAGTTTTGAGTTCATTGAAAACCCATTTAGAGTCATTAAAAGGGATAGGTGATGGTAACAAAGTAGTTGAGGTAGCAAATAACCAACAAGGAGCATCAGCAAGTACAGAAGAATTAAAGAAGGCATATAAAGCATTGAAAGGGATAGTGGAAGTAGCAAAGGGACAGAAGGTTGAAGAACCAAGTGCAAGTGATGTTACATTGGCTCAAGCATCAATAGGCGCTGATGCAAAAAATGGAGCCAAGGTATTAGCAGCGGGTGCTGATGCAGGAGCAGCAGTGGGAGATAAAGCAGCATTGATAGTGTCCTCAGTGAGAGGAGAGGAGATGTTAGCATCAATAGTTAATTCGCAAGAAGGAGATGCAACTGGTAACACAGGTCAGGCAAATGCAGATACAAGTGCACTAAAGTTTGCAAGAGGAGATGCTACTGCAGCTAATTTAGCAAAAGATGAAGCAAAAGCAAGAGCAGTGAGTGGAGGGATAGCATTACGTTCTTTGGTTAAAGATGGTAAATTAGCTTCACATGATAATAACGATAACAAAGCAGTACAATCGGCAGGAGTAACAGCAGTAAATAAGTTATTAGTAGCAGTAGAAGAAATAGTGAAGAAGATAGTAAAGAATGTATTAGAGGAAGTGAAAAAAGAAGTGGATAAGGCAAGAGCTCCAAAAGCATCAGAGCAGCAGTAAGATTTGAATATAGTGAAAATGATTAGATCATAACTTTAGTAAAGGGAGCAATAAGGCTCTCTTTTTTTATTTGCAGTATTGTGTATGTTATATAAATTATTTTAGATAAATCATAGGCCTTCATTGTTCCATTTCCCATAAGCCCTTCTCCTATTTTTTTGCCCCTAATCTTTTAAAGATAAGCTATAAAAAAATATAAAAAAACAAGGAGGCGAAGGAAAGGAATGAAAGAGAAGAAAGGAATAGGAAATATAGAAGAGTGTATAAGCGAGTATAGAGAGAAGGGAAGAGAGAAGGGAAGTAAAAGAATAGTAAAAGGAATAATAATGGGGATGATGGTGGTAGTGATGGGATGTAATAGTGGGGGAGTAGCAGGAGGAGAGGAAGGAAAGAATAAATTTTTGCAGTCATTAGTGAATGTAAGTAATGAATTTTTGAATGTTTTTACTTCTTTTGGAGAAATGGTGGGGAGTGTATTGGGATTGAATTTGGAGAGTAAGAAGTCGGATGTAGGGAATTATTTTAAGACAGTGCATGGTACAGTAGAGGGAGTTAAAACAGGACTTAATAAAATTGTTAGTGAGATGAAGAAAGAAAAGAATCCAAATGCTGAGGCTACAGCTACTGTAGTAAATAAATTAGTTACTGAGACGCTTGATAAGATAATAGCTGGAGCAAAGGAAGCAAGTGAGGCGATTGGAACAGAGGGTAATGACTTGATTGGTAATATTGCTAGTGCCGGTGCAGCTGCTGCAGGTGTTAAAGGTGAAACTGAGAAATTGATAAAGGGAATTAAAAATATAGTAGATATAGTGCTGAAAAATGAGGGAAATGCAGAAGCAGGGGATGATAAGAAAGCTGAAGATGGTAGCAGTTCTAGGGGTGTTACTGCTGGAGAAGCAGGTAAGTTATTTGGTAATACTGGTGGTGGTTTGATTGCTGCTAATGCAGAAAAAGCAGCAGTTGATGGAGCAAAAGCAGTAGGAGCAGTAACTGGAGCTGATATTTTGAAAGCTATGATTAAAAATGGTGGCGATGCTGTAAAGTTGGCTAATACTGATCCTACCAAGGCTGCTGCTGGTATTACTTCCTCTAAAGATGCAACTATAGCAGGAGCAATAGCATTAAGAGCGATGGTAAAGGATGGTAAATTCGCTAATGGTAATGCTGGAAATGATGTTGCTGCGGCAATTAAGGGAGTATCTGTAGGTGTAGTAATTAAGGTATTAGATACGTTAACAGTAGCAATAAGGAAGACAGTAGATGCAGAGCTAAAGAGAGTGAAAGAATCAATAAAAATTAATGCTGATGCTAATCCAGTGAGTGCTGCGGATAGCTCAACAGAACTTAGTAAATAATTAAGAAAAGGTAGTAAGAGATATATAGATAGAATAAAATTAAAGAAAGAAAAGAGAAATACAAGGGAGAGAGTAAGAGCTCTCTTTTGTTGTATGGAAGGAGGATATAGAAGTTGAGTGAGTGGAATTAGAAATATAAGATATGCATGATGAATTGAGAGGAATTTATTACTTGTTAATTCTAATTAAAAGAGTCATTTATAAAATGATAATTATATTCTTTATTCATTTATTTGTGTTTGTTAAATTTTGTTTTTTTGGTGTTTCTGTCATTATGAGGAAAAGAGTAAAAAATAAACGATAATGAATATATGAGAGGGAGGGGGAATAGGGAGGATGAAAAAGATTATCAAGAGAAGTTTGGTTGTGTTATGATGATTATTGGGATTATGGGATGTGATGATGATGGAATAGCGGAGCAGC
The window above is part of the Borrelia hispanica CRI genome. Proteins encoded here:
- a CDS encoding variable large family protein — encoded protein: MDVNNGGVREGASGREGRVKRKQMMEIGRSAENAFYAFLELVSDVLGFTAKTTTKKNEVGEYFNSLGIKLEKASEELEKVVNKAASGVDKSDESKNAKNPIRIAVDTAKTTLSILKGYVESLAKIGDSEKVGEAATDKEGAAPADVELKKAYNALKGIVDTADKEGVEKLVAGDVAVKVGDNGTDNKDGVKILATVVGNKPGNQDAGKAAAVAGGIALRSLVKDGKLAFGAADGSAGGKEEVQAVGISAVNKLLVAVEEMVKKTVKNVLEKVKQEVDKARDPKAVGQQ
- a CDS encoding variable large family protein, which translates into the protein MGYRMRMKGIILMMMILMGCNSGGVGEGEEGKNKFLQSLVNVSNEFLNVFTSFGEMVGSVLGLNLESKKSDVGKYFKTVQGTVQGIKDGLDKIVSEMKKEKNPNAEATESAVKTLVENTLDKIIAGAKEASEAIGDASEPIGNVAGQNGGGTVGDIDSLVKGIKGIVEVVLGDKGNAGAGDDKKAEDGNTVRDDNAAGILFANNNAGASAAAKKSATDASKAVGAVTGADILKVVVKDSGNAVILAKHNVANGNAGNGKTDAVIAGGIALRAMAKGGKFANSSDADVSVAVKGAAVSAVVKALDTLTIAIRKTMDLGLKSVKEAMKTNTNATSVASENSNSGGQNQ
- a CDS encoding variable large family protein; this encodes MMVVMIVMGCNSGGVGGGEGKVDLAKKNSFLESLVAIGEGFQEIFVGFGSAVGDALGFNVVKSDDNRSKVGEHFKSIGDGLKNTKDKLDELSKQIVSTSNADTKGVEAVIQGTSAIITKLITSVTKLSGTVGNTEIADGIAVAGSAPAEEASVKSFIEEVRSIIDIADKSDVKIEKGNAGAAVANGNGPKSVVHNAQNAAGDAAKLAAEVAKADSWAMIDKIKNANTKNVAPAAGDNAGQLATATNGDNNVGTAATNADLAAAVALKAMIKGGKFSQPAANEDGAIKAAAVSAVNKVLGILDIIIKKTVESNLDKIREAVKGIKYSESGGTEASQSDATQSVVIK
- a CDS encoding variable large family protein gives rise to the protein MGMMVVVMGCNSGGVAGGEEGKNKFLQSLVNVSNEFLNVFTSFGEMVGSVLGLNLESKKSDVGNYFKTVHGTVEGVKTGLNKIVSEMKKEKNPNAEATATVVNKLVTETLDKIIAGAKEASEAIGTEGNDLIGNIASAGAAAAGVKGETEKLIKGIKNIVDIVLKNEGNAEAGDDKKAEDGSSSRGVTAGEAGKLFGNTGGGLIAANAEKAAVDGAKAVGAVTGADILKAMIKNGGDAVKLANTDPTKAAAGITSSKDATIAGAIALRAMVKDGKFANGNAGNDVAAAIKGVSVGVVIKVLDTLTVAIRKTVDAELKRVKESIKINADANPVSAADSSTELSK